The following proteins come from a genomic window of Terribacillus aidingensis:
- a CDS encoding DUF6141 family protein — protein MEAKNAIFKEVQQPRQPLLWFIVLSIAAFTWYGFIRQVILGLPFGNKPSSNAVLIIIWMIFGIAFPIVMLKWTKLILEVHEDGLYIRFTPFHFHYKNFLYKDIESYKSINYSPFKRFGGWGFRVNFKGEMGYIMSGKQGIELTLKYQTVVISTYKPDEIIKEMDTFQKSNL, from the coding sequence ATAGAAGCTAAGAATGCAATCTTCAAAGAAGTCCAGCAACCTAGACAGCCTTTGCTTTGGTTTATAGTACTATCAATTGCTGCCTTTACGTGGTACGGATTCATTCGGCAAGTTATTCTAGGACTTCCTTTCGGTAATAAGCCTTCTTCAAATGCTGTATTAATTATAATTTGGATGATTTTTGGAATCGCTTTTCCTATTGTCATGCTTAAATGGACTAAGCTGATCCTTGAAGTGCATGAGGACGGCCTTTATATTCGCTTTACGCCTTTCCATTTTCATTATAAAAATTTTTTATATAAGGACATAGAAAGTTATAAATCAATCAACTACAGTCCATTCAAGCGTTTTGGCGGCTGGGGGTTTCGTGTGAATTTCAAAGGAGAAATGGGCTATATAATGAGCGGGAAGCAAGGGATAGAGTTGACTTTAAAATATCAAACAGTAGTGATTAGCACTTATAAACCAGACGAAATTATAAAGGAAATGGACACATTTCAAAAGAGTAACCTCTGA
- a CDS encoding nucleoside transporter C-terminal domain-containing protein yields the protein MSIVIGVLGILVLVAIAWAMSNDKKNINYKAVGIMLVIQLILAWFLLNTSIGRTIIKKIVDVFTKVLSFGHEGIAFLLGDLSTKGYFFFDVLLMIIFVSALLSILTYTRILSIAIKYIGGFVSKITGLPKIESFVAVNSMIFGNTTAILSVKSQIHKLSPNRLFIVASSSLVAVSCSTLGAYLQLIPAEYVLVALPLNVFSGLILSSIVAPVTKEEDFEIDVKEMNNEKSFFEAIGNGTILGGKTALIVGAMLLTYMALLAMINFILDGIVGMTFQELIGYVFAPVAFIMGIPTSEILNAGSIMGTKVAANEFVAITDFVKILPDMSTKTVGIVSAYLISFANFSSIGMILGTVQAIDQKQASLLAKVGLKVLLVATMGSILTGTIVGLFL from the coding sequence TTGTCTATTGTTATTGGGGTTTTAGGAATACTTGTTTTAGTCGCTATAGCTTGGGCCATGTCAAATGATAAAAAGAATATCAATTACAAAGCTGTTGGTATCATGCTAGTTATCCAGCTTATATTAGCTTGGTTTTTGCTGAATACATCCATTGGCAGAACGATTATCAAGAAGATTGTAGATGTATTCACGAAAGTACTTTCATTTGGTCATGAAGGAATCGCATTTTTATTGGGTGATCTATCTACAAAGGGTTATTTCTTCTTTGACGTCCTTTTGATGATTATTTTTGTATCTGCATTATTATCCATTTTAACTTATACCAGAATACTATCAATCGCAATCAAGTATATTGGTGGTTTTGTATCCAAAATAACTGGTCTTCCAAAGATCGAATCATTTGTTGCCGTAAATTCCATGATCTTCGGTAATACTACGGCAATTCTGTCCGTAAAGTCACAAATTCACAAACTTAGTCCAAACCGATTGTTTATTGTAGCTAGTTCATCACTAGTAGCGGTATCTTGTTCCACACTAGGGGCCTATTTGCAGTTGATTCCAGCTGAATATGTTCTAGTAGCACTGCCATTAAACGTTTTCTCAGGTCTGATTTTATCTTCCATTGTTGCTCCGGTTACAAAGGAAGAAGATTTTGAGATAGATGTAAAAGAAATGAACAATGAAAAATCATTCTTTGAAGCCATTGGTAACGGTACTATACTAGGTGGTAAAACTGCTCTGATCGTAGGAGCGATGTTACTGACGTATATGGCTTTACTCGCGATGATTAACTTTATTTTGGATGGCATAGTGGGAATGACATTCCAGGAACTAATTGGTTACGTATTTGCACCGGTAGCATTTATAATGGGTATCCCAACCTCTGAAATCCTTAATGCAGGTTCTATTATGGGAACAAAAGTAGCTGCTAATGAATTTGTAGCAATTACTGACTTCGTTAAAATACTGCCTGACATGTCCACTAAAACTGTAGGTATCGTTTCGGCTTACTTAATCTCATTCGCTAACTTCTCATCCATCGGAATGATCTTGGGAACGGTACAAGCTATAGATCAAAAGCAGGCAAGCTTGCTGGCTAAAGTCGGCTTAAAGGTTCTGCTGGTGGCTACAATGGGATCTATATTGACTGGTACCATTGTAGGGTTGTTCCTGTAA
- a CDS encoding citrate:proton symporter: protein MLSILGFLTIIVFTILVMLRKMQAFTAIIFVPIVFAVIGGFGSQIGEFAAEGILLVSDTAVLLLFAILYFGIMMESGLFDPVSNAILKIAKGDPVKICMGAAILAILVALDGDGTTTYMIVCSAMLPVFRKLGINPLILATLAIMALGIVAGSTPWGGSATRAISVLGLDASEYFLPMLPIMAGGIIWTLITAFILGRMERKRLGLTNEQLRQEVKTQEETASTAQNAVQARKWVIYFNLFLTLALMALLIADIIELYILFIIGFAIALVVNYPNLQKQREVMKEHAANAIPVVSLVLAAGIFTGILQGTHMVDSMAEDIVSVLPENFGSFYTVFIALIGLPLSWLMSNDAYFFGALPVLAEAGNVYGVAPIEVARASVIGQTIHLIGPTSAPLWVLIELVRTDLGKLQKFAIIWIILSALVMILFGLLFGGISIG, encoded by the coding sequence TTGCTTTCTATTTTAGGTTTTCTTACTATAATTGTCTTTACAATTCTTGTAATGCTCAGAAAAATGCAAGCGTTTACTGCGATAATTTTTGTACCAATTGTATTTGCAGTGATTGGCGGCTTCGGATCACAAATTGGTGAATTTGCTGCTGAAGGTATCCTGCTTGTTTCTGACACAGCTGTATTATTGCTATTTGCGATACTGTACTTCGGTATTATGATGGAATCCGGTCTTTTCGATCCAGTAAGTAATGCAATTCTAAAAATCGCAAAAGGCGATCCAGTAAAAATATGTATGGGGGCTGCCATTTTAGCTATCCTTGTAGCTTTGGACGGTGATGGAACAACAACTTATATGATTGTATGTTCCGCAATGCTTCCTGTATTTCGTAAATTAGGAATCAACCCCTTAATTCTAGCTACACTAGCTATTATGGCTTTAGGTATCGTAGCAGGAAGTACTCCTTGGGGTGGTTCTGCAACGCGCGCAATCAGTGTTTTAGGGCTAGATGCTTCTGAATATTTCCTTCCGATGCTTCCTATTATGGCTGGAGGTATTATCTGGACATTAATTACAGCATTTATACTAGGAAGGATGGAAAGAAAAAGACTTGGACTCACGAATGAACAGCTCCGCCAAGAGGTCAAGACTCAAGAGGAAACAGCCTCCACTGCCCAAAATGCTGTACAAGCTAGAAAATGGGTCATCTATTTCAACCTATTTCTGACACTCGCCCTTATGGCACTCTTAATAGCTGATATTATAGAGTTATACATACTCTTCATTATCGGTTTCGCTATAGCCCTCGTTGTCAATTATCCAAATTTACAGAAGCAGCGGGAAGTAATGAAAGAACACGCGGCCAACGCCATACCAGTCGTGTCTTTGGTATTAGCAGCAGGGATATTCACTGGAATATTACAAGGAACACATATGGTTGATAGCATGGCTGAGGATATAGTAAGTGTCCTGCCAGAAAACTTTGGAAGTTTCTACACAGTATTCATAGCTTTAATAGGTCTCCCACTGAGTTGGCTTATGTCAAACGATGCTTATTTCTTTGGGGCTTTGCCAGTTCTTGCTGAAGCGGGCAATGTATATGGTGTAGCACCTATAGAAGTAGCGAGAGCATCGGTAATTGGCCAGACAATTCACTTAATCGGTCCTACATCAGCTCCGCTTTGGGTGCTGATAGAATTAGTAAGGACAGATCTTGGAAAGTTACAAAAGTTTGCAATCATATGGATCATCTTGTCCGCTCTGGTTATGATTCTTTTTGGATTACTATTCGGCGGTATATCAATTGGATAA
- a CDS encoding LysR family transcriptional regulator, whose product MDKRECIILITVFEEKNITKAADRLFVSQPTLTYKLQQIEKQYNIKILHRGRHGVQFTQQGEYIVEFARSTLERLQMLEETLWNMDEELYGTIKLSVARAYALYRLPDVLKGFSDKYSRVNFNVRTGLNLNLIQHVFKGESHIGIVRGEHHWSYEQRTISEEKMCILSKDKVELSNLPNLKRITYNTDPALNMVIDNWWKQNFSSPPKIGFHFDNMETAKRMAMKGLGYAIVPSIIIKDEENYISLTDRNEEPLLWKTWFLYKKESLELAMVREFIQYLDDQYVTGYK is encoded by the coding sequence TTGGATAAAAGAGAGTGCATTATTTTGATCACAGTATTTGAGGAAAAGAATATAACCAAAGCTGCAGATCGGTTATTTGTTTCACAGCCGACGCTTACATACAAGCTTCAGCAAATAGAAAAACAGTATAATATTAAAATACTTCATCGTGGACGCCATGGCGTCCAGTTTACCCAGCAAGGGGAATATATTGTAGAGTTCGCAAGGTCTACACTGGAACGACTGCAGATGTTGGAGGAAACGCTTTGGAATATGGATGAAGAACTGTACGGAACCATTAAGTTAAGTGTGGCAAGGGCTTATGCTTTATATCGGTTACCGGATGTTTTAAAAGGCTTTTCCGACAAGTATTCCAGAGTAAACTTCAATGTGAGGACAGGATTGAACTTAAACTTGATTCAGCATGTATTCAAGGGAGAATCGCATATTGGTATTGTCAGAGGAGAACATCACTGGAGTTACGAACAAAGGACAATTAGCGAAGAGAAAATGTGTATCCTCTCCAAGGATAAAGTCGAATTAAGTAATCTGCCTAATTTGAAGCGAATAACTTATAACACGGACCCAGCATTGAATATGGTCATTGACAACTGGTGGAAGCAAAATTTCTCTTCCCCACCTAAAATTGGTTTCCATTTTGATAATATGGAGACAGCCAAACGAATGGCCATGAAGGGGCTAGGCTATGCGATCGTACCTAGTATTATCATAAAAGATGAGGAGAACTACATAAGTTTAACTGATAGGAATGAAGAGCCTCTGCTCTGGAAAACGTGGTTTTTGTATAAGAAAGAATCCCTGGAGTTAGCGATGGTAAGGGAATTCATTCAATATCTTGATGATCAGTATGTAACAGGATACAAGTGA
- a CDS encoding HPr family phosphocarrier protein has protein sequence MSLKKSLIHAVVDINHEASKYESSIVLITGSRVIDVKSMLGLSHSILNSEEYKLEIYGSDEEAAKQAMRKLFAENGLVVTIN, from the coding sequence TTGAGTCTTAAAAAGAGCTTAATTCACGCAGTGGTAGATATCAATCACGAAGCATCTAAATACGAGTCGAGTATTGTACTGATCACTGGCAGCCGGGTGATTGATGTGAAGAGCATGCTTGGTTTGTCTCACAGCATTTTAAACTCGGAAGAATATAAATTAGAGATTTATGGTTCGGACGAAGAGGCTGCCAAGCAAGCTATGCGAAAGTTATTTGCTGAGAACGGTTTGGTTGTTACAATCAATTAA
- a CDS encoding class I SAM-dependent methyltransferase, with translation MSEEKKLVMEQFSKNAKEYVQSVSHAKGKDLELILDMLQPSKSWEALDIATGGGHLTKLLSPYVRQIYTTDLTPMMLREARTFLDTEYRNIAYVVADAENLPFMDGQFDLVGCRIAAHHFPDKSVFLKEVSRVLKPGGVFLLVDNIVPDDKGIATYINTIEKLRDKSHVSCLSAGEWEEYAAAAGLNISQEVTRKKVFDFPVWVSRTTESQQQVNEVIQYIKTGTKEQREYITVREQDEEIESIEIDEWIAVFTKQ, from the coding sequence ATGTCAGAAGAAAAGAAACTGGTCATGGAGCAATTCTCTAAGAACGCAAAAGAATATGTTCAAAGTGTATCCCACGCGAAAGGTAAAGACTTAGAGTTGATCCTGGACATGCTCCAGCCAAGCAAGAGCTGGGAAGCTCTTGACATTGCAACAGGTGGTGGCCATCTGACCAAATTGTTATCTCCATATGTGAGACAAATTTATACGACAGATTTGACTCCGATGATGTTGAGGGAAGCTAGGACATTCTTGGATACGGAGTATCGAAATATTGCATACGTAGTTGCGGATGCAGAAAATCTACCTTTTATGGATGGACAGTTTGACTTGGTAGGATGTCGGATCGCAGCTCACCATTTCCCTGATAAATCCGTATTCCTTAAAGAAGTCTCAAGGGTACTAAAACCTGGAGGCGTTTTCCTCCTGGTTGATAATATAGTACCTGATGATAAAGGTATAGCCACTTATATTAATACCATTGAAAAGTTGCGTGATAAAAGCCATGTATCATGTTTGTCAGCAGGTGAGTGGGAGGAATATGCTGCTGCTGCAGGGTTGAACATCTCACAAGAAGTTACAAGAAAGAAGGTCTTCGATTTTCCTGTGTGGGTGTCAAGAACGACAGAATCGCAGCAGCAAGTAAACGAAGTTATACAATATATAAAGACCGGAACAAAGGAGCAGCGGGAATATATTACGGTTAGGGAACAAGATGAAGAGATAGAATCTATTGAGATTGATGAATGGATTGCCGTATTTACAAAACAATAA
- a CDS encoding four-carbon acid sugar kinase family protein: MRKTIGVVADDTTGANDIGVMFNRGGYTAKIETFDQDAELQVDTNVVIVDTDSRLDSLEDSYNKVYIATKQLMAAGCSTFHNKTCSVFRGNIGTEFDAMLDALGEEFAVVSLAFPENGRQTEHGIHTVDGKLLEESGFLHDPVHPTTDSNLVRVLSEQTERKVTFVDLEFVRQGAAVLQEKILEKRKEGYSYCIVDSKTQEDLRIVAEAISNFKVICGSSAIGLELPPFYGEEPIELNSKQFSADPNQGVLVISGSLTLQTKEQTAYLEKQGEPTFTLDSREILTAYENASKEIKRIVSEVSAYITNGNNVLVLADNTPEVVKETKELGHKAGLHPLEISKRISAALADIAKEVCDQTDLKRLVVAGGDTSGTVTRKLGIKGNYILEEIDTGVPSGLSMGREMLIVLKSGSFGKKDFLVKAIEHLKSIENI; the protein is encoded by the coding sequence ATGAGAAAAACAATTGGAGTTGTTGCGGATGATACTACCGGAGCAAACGATATAGGCGTAATGTTCAATCGAGGTGGTTACACAGCAAAAATCGAAACCTTTGATCAAGATGCCGAGTTACAGGTAGACACGAATGTCGTTATCGTTGATACAGATAGCCGATTAGACAGTTTGGAAGATAGTTATAATAAAGTGTATATAGCAACAAAACAGCTGATGGCGGCTGGTTGCAGTACCTTTCATAATAAAACGTGCTCTGTCTTCAGAGGTAATATTGGAACAGAATTCGATGCCATGCTGGATGCTTTAGGAGAAGAATTTGCTGTTGTTTCTTTAGCGTTCCCTGAAAATGGCCGGCAAACAGAACACGGTATCCATACCGTAGACGGAAAGCTTCTTGAAGAATCCGGTTTTTTACATGATCCTGTCCACCCTACTACGGATTCGAATTTAGTCCGCGTTCTTAGTGAACAAACTGAACGAAAAGTTACGTTTGTTGATTTAGAATTTGTTCGACAGGGTGCTGCAGTTCTACAGGAGAAAATCTTAGAGAAAAGAAAAGAGGGTTATAGTTATTGCATCGTGGATAGTAAAACCCAAGAGGATCTACGCATTGTTGCAGAGGCAATTTCTAATTTCAAGGTAATATGCGGAAGCTCTGCTATCGGTTTGGAACTACCTCCCTTTTACGGAGAAGAACCTATAGAACTGAACAGCAAACAATTTTCAGCAGACCCAAACCAAGGCGTGTTAGTAATCTCAGGAAGTTTAACCCTTCAAACGAAAGAGCAAACTGCTTATCTGGAAAAACAAGGTGAACCTACTTTCACCCTGGATTCTCGCGAAATTCTAACTGCTTATGAAAATGCCTCTAAAGAAATTAAAAGGATAGTTTCAGAGGTGTCTGCTTATATTACCAACGGTAACAATGTCTTGGTTTTAGCTGATAATACGCCTGAAGTTGTGAAAGAAACAAAAGAACTTGGACACAAAGCTGGATTGCATCCGCTCGAGATAAGCAAGCGCATATCTGCTGCTTTAGCAGATATTGCAAAAGAAGTTTGTGACCAGACTGATTTAAAAAGACTAGTAGTTGCTGGAGGAGATACCTCCGGAACTGTGACTCGTAAACTTGGTATAAAGGGGAATTACATTTTAGAAGAAATAGACACAGGAGTTCCTTCAGGTTTATCTATGGGAAGGGAAATGCTGATTGTGTTGAAATCAGGAAGCTTCGGTAAGAAAGACTTTCTAGTCAAAGCAATCGAACATCTTAAAAGTATTGAAAATATCTAA
- a CDS encoding class II aldolase/adducin family protein — protein MDIKSQLIETGKYLKNNKLAWGTSGNLSARLDEGYMQITASGTIMEDLTEHDFVEINVESGKVIGTKRASKETPFHLGIYQNRPDINVVLHSSPLYTTLFSCSEERIPSNLFIETMYYLERIAYVDYHHPGTQQLADAITEKSKEANIIVMKNHGVVVFDTSFAEAKMRLETLELACEMLIKAKSAGIELNGLPQKVVMEFLEESKYKPRQRIEHVNK, from the coding sequence ATGGATATTAAGAGTCAATTGATTGAAACAGGTAAATACCTTAAAAATAATAAACTTGCATGGGGCACATCCGGAAATCTTAGTGCACGCCTAGATGAAGGATACATGCAAATCACTGCTTCAGGAACTATCATGGAAGATTTGACTGAGCATGATTTTGTAGAAATTAATGTAGAATCAGGAAAAGTGATTGGTACTAAACGTGCATCAAAAGAAACGCCTTTCCATCTAGGAATTTATCAGAACAGACCGGACATCAATGTTGTCCTTCATAGTTCTCCCTTATATACGACCTTGTTTTCATGTTCAGAAGAGCGTATTCCTTCCAATCTATTTATTGAAACAATGTATTACTTAGAGAGAATTGCATATGTAGACTACCATCACCCTGGCACGCAGCAATTAGCAGATGCTATTACTGAAAAATCCAAAGAAGCAAATATCATCGTAATGAAGAATCATGGAGTAGTAGTTTTTGATACTTCCTTTGCAGAAGCAAAGATGCGATTGGAGACGTTAGAGCTGGCGTGTGAAATGCTGATTAAAGCAAAATCAGCAGGTATCGAACTCAATGGCCTGCCACAGAAGGTCGTAATGGAATTTCTGGAGGAATCAAAGTATAAACCACGTCAAAGAATCGAACATGTAAACAAGTAA
- a CDS encoding isocitrate/isopropylmalate dehydrogenase family protein, whose protein sequence is MTTYRIGVLNGDGIGPEIVSATTSILEAAAKKHELQLDLVDLPMGWAAIKEHNDPIPQYTKDELEKCHGWILGPHDSAAYPEEHKQKRNPSGELRHYFDLYANVRPAKTMPGTKSMVGEADLVIFRENTEGFYTDRNMYIGVGELQITPDVAVSTGVFTRKAVERIAHAAFQSAMTRKKKVTIVHKANVIKLGTGLFLNVCREVAEQYSEVEVDDYHIDAMTAHLVRRAGDFDVIVTENMFGDILSDLTGELVGSLGLAPSINSNDTQAMAQAAHGSAPDIAGKNIANPIGIMLSTVMFFEWLYSQHKDEKLDAVAKTMEKEIFATVEAGIKTGDLGGNASTSEFAEAIVSQINQ, encoded by the coding sequence ATGACAACATACCGTATTGGCGTACTTAACGGAGATGGAATTGGCCCTGAAATTGTAAGCGCTACAACTAGTATCCTCGAAGCAGCTGCAAAAAAACATGAGCTGCAGCTGGATCTTGTGGACTTGCCTATGGGATGGGCAGCGATAAAGGAACATAATGATCCGATTCCACAGTACACAAAAGATGAGCTCGAAAAATGCCATGGCTGGATTCTCGGACCACACGATTCAGCAGCCTATCCGGAAGAACATAAACAGAAACGCAACCCAAGCGGAGAGCTGCGCCACTACTTTGATTTGTACGCAAACGTGCGACCTGCGAAAACGATGCCTGGTACAAAAAGTATGGTTGGCGAAGCTGATCTAGTCATCTTCCGCGAGAACACAGAAGGCTTCTATACAGACCGAAACATGTATATAGGAGTCGGGGAATTGCAGATTACACCCGATGTGGCTGTCTCAACAGGTGTATTCACCAGAAAAGCTGTTGAAAGGATTGCACACGCCGCTTTTCAAAGTGCCATGACACGAAAGAAAAAAGTTACCATTGTGCACAAAGCCAACGTGATTAAGCTTGGAACAGGTTTATTCCTGAATGTATGCCGCGAAGTTGCCGAGCAATATTCGGAAGTTGAAGTGGATGATTATCATATCGATGCCATGACTGCCCATTTGGTACGTCGCGCAGGCGACTTTGATGTCATCGTAACGGAAAACATGTTTGGGGATATCCTTTCAGACCTTACTGGTGAATTGGTTGGCAGTCTGGGACTTGCCCCGTCAATCAACTCGAACGACACGCAAGCCATGGCACAAGCAGCACATGGGTCTGCACCGGATATTGCTGGTAAAAATATTGCCAACCCAATCGGTATCATGCTAAGTACGGTGATGTTCTTCGAATGGCTGTATTCCCAGCATAAGGATGAGAAGCTTGATGCAGTCGCAAAAACAATGGAAAAAGAGATATTTGCTACAGTGGAAGCTGGCATTAAAACTGGCGACCTAGGCGGCAATGCCTCCACTTCTGAATTTGCTGAAGCAATCGTTTCCCAAATTAATCAATAA
- a CDS encoding aspartate/glutamate racemase family protein produces MKKKIGLIHATMNSVQPILSAFQQHAPEAVLVNFMDESLIYELNEKKVITNDMVRRLVELISKAERSGVDGILLTCSSFTPCVEQISDLFDKPLLSADMSMLERAVEIGSKIGVIATVEAAGPTTEGLLKQVAQEKAKEVDIETVVIHKAFQALQDGRKEDHDYLILEKIKELESKSDVIVLAQFSMARVLEQDSTFQVPVLTSPEISVKAILQEIQKHGSTRLKEQRNA; encoded by the coding sequence ATGAAGAAAAAAATTGGATTGATACACGCTACAATGAACTCTGTGCAGCCTATTTTATCCGCTTTTCAACAGCATGCTCCTGAAGCAGTTTTGGTCAACTTCATGGATGAAAGTCTCATATATGAGCTGAATGAAAAGAAAGTCATCACAAATGATATGGTTCGCAGACTTGTCGAGTTAATTAGCAAAGCAGAGAGAAGTGGTGTTGACGGGATCCTTCTGACTTGTTCGTCATTTACTCCATGCGTAGAGCAGATTAGTGATCTCTTTGACAAGCCATTGCTTAGTGCAGATATGAGCATGCTTGAAAGAGCAGTTGAGATAGGCAGTAAGATTGGTGTGATAGCTACCGTAGAAGCAGCAGGTCCAACTACAGAAGGATTACTAAAACAAGTAGCCCAAGAGAAAGCGAAAGAGGTAGATATTGAAACTGTAGTAATTCATAAAGCTTTTCAAGCACTACAAGATGGAAGAAAAGAGGACCATGATTACCTTATCCTTGAAAAGATTAAGGAACTGGAATCTAAATCAGACGTTATTGTCTTGGCTCAATTTTCTATGGCTCGTGTCTTGGAACAGGATAGCACCTTCCAAGTCCCGGTTTTAACCAGTCCTGAAATCAGTGTAAAAGCGATACTTCAAGAAATTCAAAAGCATGGATCAACAAGATTGAAGGAGCAGCGTAATGCCTGA